A portion of the Acidisarcina polymorpha genome contains these proteins:
- a CDS encoding Gfo/Idh/MocA family protein: MKKQKLNVAIVGLGFGKEFIPIYQHHPQTEMYAICQRTQPTLDEVGETYGVARRYTSFDELLADYAVDAVHINSPIHLHAQQSIAALRAGKHVACTVPAATTVDECRDIVAAAEASGKAYMMMETAIYTREFLYARELRDSGKLGRIQFMRGSHQQEMAGWPGYWEGLPPMHYATHAVSPCLAIVKSEADYVSCLGSGRIAKNLTDKYGSPFAVETAHFQVRNQPLAFEVTRSLFQTAREYIESFDVYGELASFEWTLVEGEKMIVHTGEQPERVDVGDFAHLLPKPIQRFTTKGVYDSDHAHLSFTQGGGHGGSHPHLVHEFVSSIVENRPSFPDVYKSVNWTCAGICAHESAMLGGKIVSLPRFEKGQA; this comes from the coding sequence GTGAAGAAACAGAAGCTCAATGTGGCCATCGTAGGCCTGGGATTCGGAAAAGAGTTCATTCCGATCTATCAGCATCACCCCCAGACCGAGATGTACGCGATCTGTCAGCGCACCCAGCCAACGCTGGACGAAGTGGGCGAGACCTATGGGGTCGCCAGGCGCTACACCTCGTTCGACGAGCTCCTCGCCGACTACGCGGTCGACGCTGTGCATATCAATTCTCCCATCCACCTGCATGCTCAGCAAAGCATCGCCGCGCTGCGCGCCGGGAAGCATGTCGCCTGCACAGTGCCTGCGGCGACGACGGTTGACGAATGCCGCGATATCGTCGCTGCGGCTGAAGCGTCCGGCAAAGCCTACATGATGATGGAGACCGCCATCTATACTCGTGAATTCCTTTATGCCCGCGAATTGAGGGACTCGGGAAAACTCGGACGCATCCAGTTCATGCGGGGCAGCCACCAGCAGGAAATGGCGGGATGGCCCGGCTACTGGGAGGGCCTACCGCCTATGCATTATGCTACGCACGCCGTCAGCCCTTGCCTGGCTATCGTAAAAAGCGAGGCAGACTACGTTTCATGCCTGGGCTCGGGCCGAATCGCCAAGAATCTCACCGACAAATATGGGTCGCCCTTTGCAGTTGAGACGGCGCATTTCCAGGTTCGCAACCAACCCCTCGCCTTTGAGGTGACGCGTTCTTTATTCCAGACCGCGCGTGAGTACATCGAGAGCTTCGATGTCTATGGAGAACTTGCGTCGTTCGAGTGGACGCTCGTGGAAGGCGAGAAGATGATCGTCCATACCGGTGAGCAGCCCGAGCGCGTGGATGTGGGCGATTTCGCGCATTTACTGCCGAAACCGATCCAGCGGTTCACCACCAAGGGCGTATACGATAGTGACCATGCGCATCTCTCATTCACTCAGGGCGGCGGCCATGGCGGCTCGCATCCCCATCTGGTGCATGAGTTCGTTAGCAGCATCGTCGAGAACCGGCCGTCGTTCCCCGATGTGTATAAGTCGGTGAACTGGACGTGCGCCGGTATCTGCGCCCATGAATCGGCCATGCTCGGGGGTAAAATCGTATCCCTCCCTCGTTTCGAGAAGGGGCAAGCATGA
- a CDS encoding phosphogluconate dehydrogenase C-terminal domain-containing protein: protein MSKTVAIVGAGGKMGARAADKIEAASGFRLLLCERDSGKAAAIEGAGKHVTTLDDAVREADFIVLAVPDELIGSISHAIVPQMKSGAVLIALDAAAAYVGEIPSRADITQMIAHPCHPPLFAEQEPHTGRRDFFGGIATQDILVALIEGSEEFFHQGIEVSRAMFAPVRTAHRVTPKEFALLEPAMSEIVVATAATLMKASMDAAIERGVPREAAEAFMAGHAQIAMAIVFGAEPSPFSDAAKIAIQWGMEQIIQPDWRHIFEPESLHRAIHVMLHPEGHSAKGAPSTTGSIA from the coding sequence ATGAGCAAAACGGTCGCGATTGTGGGTGCCGGAGGCAAAATGGGAGCTAGGGCAGCGGATAAGATCGAAGCCGCCTCAGGCTTTCGGTTGCTTTTATGCGAGAGAGATTCGGGAAAGGCGGCCGCGATCGAAGGCGCAGGCAAACACGTGACGACGCTAGATGACGCAGTACGAGAGGCGGACTTCATCGTACTCGCCGTGCCCGACGAACTGATCGGCTCGATTTCCCACGCCATCGTACCTCAGATGAAGTCCGGGGCGGTGCTGATCGCATTGGACGCCGCCGCAGCCTATGTTGGCGAGATTCCCTCGCGCGCCGACATAACACAAATGATCGCCCATCCGTGCCATCCGCCATTATTTGCCGAGCAGGAACCACACACCGGTCGCCGCGATTTCTTCGGCGGAATCGCTACCCAGGACATCTTGGTCGCGCTCATCGAGGGATCCGAAGAATTCTTCCACCAAGGGATCGAAGTCTCCAGAGCGATGTTCGCGCCGGTGCGCACAGCCCATCGCGTCACACCTAAAGAGTTCGCTCTACTAGAGCCCGCAATGTCGGAAATCGTGGTGGCCACCGCGGCCACGCTGATGAAAGCCTCCATGGATGCGGCCATCGAACGCGGCGTCCCCCGCGAGGCGGCGGAGGCCTTTATGGCCGGCCACGCCCAGATTGCCATGGCCATTGTCTTCGGAGCCGAGCCTTCACCCTTCTCCGACGCAGCCAAGATCGCCATCCAGTGGGGCATGGAACAGATTATTCAACCCGACTGGAGACACATATTCGAGCCTGAATCGCTGCATCGCGCGATCCATGTGATGCTGCATCCGGAGGGACATTCCGCAAAGGGAGCGCCCTCCACAACCGGGAGCATCGCGTGA
- a CDS encoding sugar phosphate isomerase/epimerase family protein, translated as MKLGIGTYTFAWSIGAPGYQPEKPLNALDLLSLASALEVGVVQYGPNLPIDGLPTDELHQLMRCASARHIEIEIGTQGLDPEYLARQIDLAKQVGSATLRWSIDEANSVQIGIDAVEDCVQRVLLNLERARVRLAIENSCIPSVLLAKMLQRVDSAWVGVTLDTVNSLAIPEGPACVIENLAPYIASLHIKDYQISRMQHRMGFIVEGRPAGAGQLDVPSLIASLRAMRVNANAILELWPPEQSSISETVALEHRWAVESISYLRRYILN; from the coding sequence ATGAAGCTGGGAATCGGTACGTATACCTTTGCCTGGTCCATCGGCGCCCCCGGCTATCAGCCCGAAAAGCCGCTGAATGCTTTGGATCTCCTGAGTCTTGCGTCTGCGTTGGAAGTAGGAGTGGTGCAATATGGCCCCAATCTTCCTATCGACGGGCTCCCCACTGACGAGCTTCACCAATTGATGCGGTGCGCCTCGGCGCGCCACATTGAAATCGAAATTGGGACGCAAGGGCTCGATCCCGAGTACTTGGCCCGACAGATCGATTTGGCTAAACAGGTTGGCTCCGCAACCCTCCGATGGAGCATCGACGAAGCCAACTCCGTCCAGATCGGCATCGATGCGGTGGAGGACTGCGTCCAGCGCGTCCTGTTGAATTTGGAACGAGCCAGGGTTCGACTAGCCATCGAAAATTCGTGCATCCCGTCCGTTCTTCTGGCCAAGATGCTCCAACGAGTGGACAGCGCGTGGGTTGGCGTGACCCTCGACACCGTCAACTCGCTTGCCATTCCCGAAGGGCCGGCTTGCGTGATCGAGAATTTAGCGCCCTACATCGCGAGTCTGCACATCAAGGACTATCAAATCAGCCGAATGCAGCACCGAATGGGCTTCATAGTAGAGGGGCGCCCCGCTGGTGCAGGTCAGCTCGACGTTCCCAGCCTGATCGCATCCTTGCGCGCGATGCGAGTGAACGCTAACGCAATTTTAGAATTATGGCCTCCAGAACAGAGCAGCATCTCTGAGACCGTCGCATTGGAGCATCGTTGGGCGGTGGAGAGCATTTCGTATCTTCGTCGCTACATTCTGAATTGA